One Candidatus Bathyarchaeota archaeon DNA segment encodes these proteins:
- a CDS encoding GNAT family N-acetyltransferase — protein sequence MIRKLSSTDFQTLYTIINDASVAYKGKIPSDCYKEPYMPKEELRAEIESGVQFYGITQNGELAAVMGIQPVGDVTLIRHAYTLTRFQRKGLGEKLLNYLLSLAQTERVLVGTWEAATWAIGFYQKHGFVLLSREETNKLLHKYWNIPERQVETSVVLEQKRRRQ from the coding sequence ATGATCCGTAAGCTGTCCAGCACAGATTTTCAAACCCTCTACACCATCATAAACGACGCCTCAGTCGCCTACAAAGGCAAAATCCCCTCGGACTGCTACAAAGAACCCTACATGCCAAAAGAAGAACTCCGAGCGGAAATTGAGTCAGGTGTCCAATTCTACGGTATCACACAAAACGGCGAGTTAGCTGCAGTTATGGGGATTCAACCAGTCGGCGACGTGACCTTGATTAGGCATGCCTACACTTTAACCCGTTTTCAGCGGAAAGGTTTAGGGGAAAAACTACTCAACTATCTGCTTAGCTTGGCCCAAACGGAACGGGTTTTGGTGGGCACTTGGGAAGCTGCGACTTGGGCGATTGGGTTCTATCAAAAACACGGTTTTGTGTTGCTCTCAAGGGAAGAAACAAATAAGCTTCTTCACAAATACTGGAACATACCCGAGAGGCAAGTTGAAACCTCAGTTGTCTTGGAGCAGAAAAGGCGCCGCCAATGA
- a CDS encoding Lrp/AsnC family transcriptional regulator produces MKPLVDIDEIDAKILQLLIVDARTSLKDLAKKCGISSVSVLNRVKRLKKLGVITGATLFAPIEKFGLEIAASIGIELGPEANIDDLLKFFREETDLMEPSVSVGKFDLTAFVCAEKIASLNEEVETIRKQPGVRKVIVNVWAGRPNTNIEDLDLTPLKDE; encoded by the coding sequence ATGAAACCACTAGTGGATATAGACGAAATCGACGCAAAAATCCTCCAACTACTCATCGTAGATGCCCGAACAAGCCTAAAAGACCTCGCAAAAAAATGCGGCATATCCTCCGTCTCCGTTCTCAATAGAGTCAAACGCCTCAAAAAATTAGGCGTCATAACAGGCGCCACACTTTTTGCGCCAATCGAAAAGTTCGGGTTAGAAATAGCTGCATCAATAGGAATCGAACTTGGCCCCGAAGCAAACATAGATGATTTACTAAAGTTTTTCAGGGAAGAAACTGACCTGATGGAGCCCTCTGTCAGTGTAGGCAAATTTGACTTAACGGCTTTTGTCTGTGCAGAAAAAATTGCATCCTTAAACGAAGAAGTGGAAACAATAAGAAAACAGCCCGGAGTTAGAAAAGTCATAGTGAACGTTTGGGCTGGAAGACCTAACACAAACATAGAAGACCTCGATTTAACACCCTTAAAGGACGAATAA
- a CDS encoding Lrp/AsnC family transcriptional regulator, with translation MDKLDYLILSELYKDASLSFVDIADKVGTTPYTVRRRFEKLKKEGIISKTVVSIDLSKLGYQGKAFLMITVASNSDKTQTIKYLKHLKNTLFAIESIGPCDVLYIAPVTDMKSVLNLVKEVKKAPNVERVEFTCMSEVDFPICENFGKVLSAKCLALANACPTKPSSSE, from the coding sequence ATGGACAAACTGGATTACCTGATACTTTCTGAACTCTACAAAGACGCTTCACTCTCATTTGTCGACATCGCAGACAAAGTTGGCACAACACCCTACACTGTTAGAAGACGCTTTGAGAAACTAAAAAAAGAGGGCATCATATCCAAAACCGTCGTGTCGATTGACCTCTCAAAATTAGGCTATCAAGGCAAAGCATTCCTCATGATAACTGTTGCTTCAAACAGTGACAAAACACAAACCATAAAGTACCTAAAACACCTCAAAAACACCTTGTTTGCAATCGAATCGATTGGACCCTGCGACGTCCTCTACATTGCACCAGTAACTGACATGAAAAGTGTTCTGAATTTAGTCAAAGAAGTCAAGAAGGCACCTAACGTGGAAAGGGTTGAATTTACCTGCATGAGCGAGGTCGATTTCCCGATCTGTGAAAACTTTGGCAAGGTCTTAAGTGCAAAGTGTTTAGCTCTAGCTAATGCCTGCCCCACCAAACCATCCAGTTCTGAATAA
- a CDS encoding cobalamin biosynthesis protein, with protein sequence MLDLLTWLTQNALNILVAIAMLTLAIVLDLIVGDPSPNYPDRLLFKLHPTVLMGNFIKKIEPHFKNPNAKTEKFLGALLGLTTIAAFAVPTFLVLWAIYTYMPFYLNILLYAFIGIILLKMTICIKLETDWAKATAKAINADDAAEAKKYSHFSRRDSRNLNSSQMASAVIESMSENLIDFKLSPMMSFALFGVTGAIAFRAINTLDGMVGFKTKEHINTGWFSANLDNFVNFIPTRLTALLMIVAAAILRMDAKNAWRIARRDHKKTPSRNHGWPMASVAGALRVQLEKPGQYILGDAQEPLNGDKILGALRIRNVTIVLWGLLCVAVLVVVRLFFLPI encoded by the coding sequence ATGCTTGACCTCCTCACATGGCTGACACAAAACGCCCTAAACATCCTAGTCGCCATAGCCATGCTTACTCTCGCCATCGTTTTGGATTTAATCGTCGGAGACCCCTCACCCAACTACCCCGACCGCTTGCTGTTTAAACTGCACCCAACCGTGCTTATGGGCAACTTTATCAAGAAAATCGAGCCCCACTTCAAAAACCCCAACGCCAAAACCGAAAAATTCCTAGGCGCCCTGCTGGGTTTAACCACCATCGCAGCTTTCGCTGTTCCCACTTTTCTTGTGCTCTGGGCAATCTACACTTACATGCCCTTTTACCTCAACATTCTCCTCTACGCCTTCATCGGCATCATTCTGCTCAAGATGACCATCTGCATTAAGCTGGAGACAGATTGGGCAAAAGCCACCGCCAAAGCCATAAACGCCGACGATGCAGCGGAAGCTAAAAAGTACAGTCACTTCTCACGCAGAGACAGCCGCAACCTCAACAGCAGCCAAATGGCCAGTGCAGTCATCGAATCCATGTCTGAGAACCTTATCGATTTCAAACTTTCCCCCATGATGTCCTTCGCACTCTTCGGCGTCACAGGCGCCATAGCTTTCCGCGCAATCAACACCCTTGACGGTATGGTGGGCTTCAAAACTAAAGAACACATAAACACAGGTTGGTTCAGCGCGAACCTAGACAACTTTGTGAATTTTATTCCAACTCGGTTAACTGCCCTGCTTATGATTGTCGCCGCAGCGATACTGCGGATGGATGCAAAGAACGCGTGGAGAATCGCCCGCCGCGACCACAAGAAAACACCCAGCCGCAACCACGGTTGGCCCATGGCCTCCGTCGCGGGTGCCCTGCGGGTTCAGTTGGAGAAACCGGGGCAGTACATTTTGGGGGATGCGCAGGAGCCACTTAATGGCGACAAAATCTTGGGTGCATTGCGCATTAGGAATGTAACGATTGTTTTGTGGGGTTTGCTCTGTGTGGCTGTGTTGGTTGTGGTTCGGTTGTTCTTTTTGCCGATTTAG